A region of Drosophila suzukii chromosome 2L, CBGP_Dsuzu_IsoJpt1.0, whole genome shotgun sequence DNA encodes the following proteins:
- the LOC108008108 gene encoding prolyl endopeptidase, with protein sequence MLKLIFQLVANKQSLQKLERTLLYPTFNHPAMSRSKATVNRPTDLSRPLVEEANARIVYPEARKDGKFEEMLHEYRIRDVYRWLEDPDSIETQRFVNAQNNISQPFLERCEEWESFNAKLTKIWNFPKYGCPMRHGNYYYYFKNTGLQNQSVMMQQENLESPEVVFLDANTLSADGTTALSQKTFSEDGAYMAYGLSESGSDWNKIRIRRAKERTDFPETLEKVKFSNVSWTKDNKGFFYGRYSDQDGKTDGSETKQNENQKLYYHRVGERQDQDTLIAEFPEHPSWRFQTDVTDCGKYLILSISHTVRDNMLYYADLKPDEPITSKLDFKPIVDKFEADYDYLTNEGSKMYFHTNKDAPKYRIAVIDFNNPAEENWTTLIPEHEKDVLEWAKCVNEDKLLVCYNRDVKHILQARELHTGNLIRQFGLDIGSINGISGKRKYSEIFYGFSSFLTPGIIYHYDFAKPVEKPKVLREINLNLEGFNRDDYSVEQVFYKSADDTNIPMFIIQRKRDSVEPRPCLLYGYGGFNHSLMPSFGITGLMFIDTFDGVLAFPNIRGGGEYGIEWHNGGRLLNKQNGFNDFQAAAEFLTRNNYTTKDRLAIQGASNGGLLVGACINQRPELFGAAVAQVGVMDMLRFHKFTIGHAWCSDYGNPDEREHFANLFKYSPLHNVHIPLNPNQEYPSTLILTADHDDRVSPLHSLKFAAALQEAVRYSEYQLNPILLRVYTKAGHGAGKPTKMRISEATDIITFFKKTLKVDTVNL encoded by the coding sequence ATgctaaaattaattttccaaCTAGTTGCCAACAAGCAGAGCCTTCAAAAACTAGAGAGGACCCTACTATACCCTACTTTTAATCACCCAGCAATGTCCCGATCCAAAGCTACGGTCAATCGTCCCACGGACCTGAGTCGTCCCTTAGTCGAGGAGGCTAATGCTAGGATTGTGTATCCCGAAGCCCGGAAAGATGGTAAATTCGAGGAAATGCTGCATGAGTATAGAATAAGGGATGTCTATCGTTGGCTGGAGGATCCAGATTCGATTGAAACTCAAAGGTTCGTGAACGCTCAAAATAATATTAGCCAACCGTTTCTCGAAAGATGTGAGGAATGGGAGAGTTTCAATGCCAAACTGACAAAGATCTGGAATTTCCCGAAGTACGGATGCCCCATGCGTCATGGTAATTACTATTACTATTTCAAGAACACTGGGCTGCAGAATCAGAGTGTTATGATGCAGCAGGAGAATTTGGAGAGCCCAGAGGTGGTATTCCTAGACGCCAATACTTTGTCCGCCGATGGAACCACCGCACTGAGTCAGAAAACATTCTCCGAAGATGGGGCCTACATGGCCTATGGACTGAGTGAAAGTGGTTCAGATTGGAATAAAATCCGTATACGAAGGGCCAAAGAGCGCACCGATTTTCCCGAAACTCTGGAGAAGGTAAAGTTTTCAAATGTCTCCTGGACGAAGGACAACAAGGGCTTCTTCTATGGTCGGTATTCCGATCAAGATGGCAAAACTGATGGTTCGGAAACAAAGCAGAATGAAAACcaaaaattatattaccaTCGAGTGGGAGAAAGACAAGATCAGGACACTTTGATTGCGGAATTTCCCGAACACCCCTCTTGGCGGTTCCAAACCGATGTTACCGACTGTGGAAAATATCTGATCCTATCCATAAGTCACACGGTTCGAGATAATATGCTGTACTATGCTGATTTGAAACCTGATGAACCAATAACTTCTAAGCTGGATTTTAAGCCCATAGTGGATAAATTTGAGGCTGACTACGACTACTTAACCAACGAGGGATCCAAAATGTACTTCCACACAAACAAAGATGCTCCCAAATACCGGATAgctgtgattgattttaacaATCCAGCTGAGGAAAACTGGACCACCCTAATACCAGAACACGAGAAAGATGTTCTAGAGTGGGCCAAGTGCGTGAATGAGGACAAGCTTTTGGTTTGCTATAACCGTGATGTAAAACATATTCTTCAGGCCCGGGAGTTGCATACAGGGAATCTCATCCGTCAATTTGGTCTGGATATTGGCTCCATAAATGGAATTTCGGGAAAACGAAAGTATTCGGAGATCTTCTACGGTTTCTCATCTTTTCTAACGCCTGGTATAATTTACCACTACGACTTTGCCAAGCCCGTTGAAAAGCCAAAGGTTCTGCGAGAAATCAATCTGAATTTGGAGGGCTTCAACCGTGACGATTACAGTGTGGAACAGGTGTTCTACAAAAGCGCCGATGACACGAATATACCCATGTTTATCATCCAAAGAAAGAGGGATAGTGTGGAGCCCCGACCTTGTTTGCTCTATGGATATGGCGGATTCAACCACAGCCTAATGCCATCTTTTGGCATAACTGGCCTCATGTTTATAGACACATTTGATGGAGTTTTGGCTTTTCCGAATATAAGAGGAGGCGGGGAATATGGCATAGAGTGGCACAACGGAGGTAGGTTGTTGAACAAACAAAATGGGTTCAATGACTTTCAGGCGGCCGCAGAGTTTTTAACCCGGAATAACTATACCACTAAGGATCGATTGGCAATACAGGGCGCCTCGAATGGTGGACTTTTGGTGGGTGCCTGCATTAATCAGCGCCCGGAACTTTTCGGAGCAGCCGTTGCACAAGTGGGAGTTATGGATATGTTGCGATTCCATAAGTTTACCATCGGCCATGCCTGGTGCTCGGACTACGGAAATCCCGATGAGAGGGAGCACTTTGCCAACCTCTTCAAGTACTCGCCCCTACACAATGTACATATTCCCCTGAACCCAAATCAGGAATATCCTTCGACTTTGATCCTGACGGCCGATCACGATGACCGAGTGAGTCCTTTGCACTCCCTGAAATTTGCTGCCGCTCTCCAGGAAGCCGTGCGATACTCGGAATACCAACTCAATCCCATTCTATTGAGGGTTTATACCAAGGCAGGTCATGGAGCGGGAAAGCCCACCAAAATGCGCATCAGTGAGGCCACGGACATCATCACGTTTTTCAAGAAAACACTCAAAGTCGACACCGTCAATCTGTGA